One part of the Candidatus Uhrbacteria bacterium CG10_big_fil_rev_8_21_14_0_10_50_16 genome encodes these proteins:
- a CDS encoding conjugal transfer protein TraC: protein MAFEQQIESFEQSSRKKAKTEKGPAHPQAPKKLNPKQEQQQQQRREQDSVRQLLEEERVYQRGVISIRDLIAPSSFDVNSSYLKIADVYMRTLFIVAYPRYVGVGWAAPVINLNWTLDISMFFYPIEAKVILKQLQKKAGEVEAQLSTDQQKGKPRDPLRETALRDIEGLRDSLTQGVEHFFQFAFYVTIYAKDKEELDRVSDDIDSLFGSKLIHTKRGYYQSEQGFNSTIPLGNDELQITFNMSTSPIASSFPFISSELTSDNGILYGINRHNNSLILFDRFSLQNANGVVFATSGAGKSYAVKLEIIRSMMLGVEVIVIDPEMEYKTLSDAVGGTYVNVSLSSESKINPFDLPRAITVDQAVDDIIRSAVITAKGLLRIMMGTPQGQAGKVGFTPEEDALLDRGILEAYAKKDITAHSDLATVDPPTMKDLQEVLEGMTGAEQLVERLKKYTLGTFAGLFNSPTTVETDNQLVIFSVRDLEDELRPMAIYNIITYIWNVVRSTRKKRLLVIDEAWWLMQHEDSARFIFALVKRGRKYYLGVQTITQDVNDFLRSPYGQAIVTNSSMQLLMKQSPASADLVQSTFNLTDAEKYLLLEAGIGQGIFFAGNKHAAIQVVASYAEDKLVTTNPQQLLELEAQRRQFEQELASEQASQQGIVDEEVAKKELEETIADEGEGLVDSLAS from the coding sequence ATGGCTTTTGAACAACAAATTGAATCGTTCGAGCAGTCGAGTCGGAAGAAGGCAAAAACGGAAAAGGGACCTGCGCACCCACAGGCACCAAAAAAGCTCAATCCAAAACAGGAGCAGCAGCAACAGCAACGCCGCGAACAAGACAGTGTACGGCAGCTCCTTGAGGAAGAACGCGTGTACCAGCGTGGCGTCATCTCTATTCGTGACCTCATCGCACCGTCTTCCTTTGACGTCAACTCGAGCTATCTAAAAATCGCGGACGTGTACATGCGCACGCTCTTTATTGTTGCTTATCCTCGGTATGTGGGTGTTGGTTGGGCAGCCCCTGTGATTAACCTTAACTGGACGTTGGACATCTCGATGTTCTTTTACCCAATCGAGGCCAAGGTTATTTTAAAACAGTTGCAAAAGAAGGCCGGAGAGGTGGAAGCACAGCTTTCTACGGATCAACAAAAAGGAAAGCCTCGGGACCCGTTGCGAGAGACGGCATTGCGAGATATAGAAGGTTTGCGCGATTCGCTCACCCAGGGGGTAGAGCACTTCTTCCAATTTGCGTTTTACGTGACAATCTATGCAAAAGACAAAGAGGAACTTGATCGCGTGAGTGACGATATCGATTCACTCTTTGGATCAAAACTCATCCATACAAAACGTGGATACTACCAGTCGGAGCAGGGATTCAACTCGACGATTCCTTTAGGCAACGACGAACTTCAGATTACGTTTAACATGAGCACAAGCCCGATTGCGTCGAGTTTCCCCTTTATCTCTTCTGAGTTGACGAGCGACAATGGAATTTTATACGGCATTAATCGTCATAATAACAGTTTAATCTTGTTTGATCGGTTTAGTTTGCAAAATGCTAACGGTGTAGTGTTTGCAACCTCTGGAGCCGGAAAAAGTTACGCCGTGAAGTTGGAAATTATCCGTTCCATGATGTTGGGTGTGGAGGTGATTGTTATTGACCCGGAAATGGAATACAAAACACTGTCGGATGCAGTTGGAGGAACTTACGTCAACGTATCGCTCTCGTCGGAAAGTAAGATCAACCCATTCGATTTGCCGCGTGCGATTACCGTGGATCAAGCGGTGGATGATATTATTCGATCAGCGGTTATTACGGCAAAGGGTTTGCTGCGGATTATGATGGGAACGCCGCAAGGACAGGCGGGAAAGGTTGGCTTTACACCAGAGGAAGATGCTTTGCTGGATCGGGGCATCTTGGAGGCGTATGCAAAGAAGGATATTACCGCGCACAGTGATTTGGCGACGGTGGATCCACCAACCATGAAGGATCTGCAAGAGGTCTTGGAGGGTATGACGGGTGCCGAACAATTGGTAGAGCGGCTCAAGAAGTACACACTTGGAACCTTCGCTGGATTGTTTAACTCGCCAACAACGGTAGAAACGGATAATCAACTGGTCATTTTTTCTGTGCGAGATTTGGAGGACGAGTTGCGGCCAATGGCGATTTACAACATTATTACTTACATTTGGAACGTTGTACGATCCACACGCAAAAAACGTTTGCTCGTGATTGATGAGGCCTGGTGGTTGATGCAGCACGAGGACTCCGCGCGATTCATTTTTGCACTCGTTAAACGTGGCCGTAAGTACTACTTGGGCGTGCAGACCATTACGCAGGATGTAAACGACTTTTTACGATCGCCCTACGGACAGGCTATTGTGACTAACTCCAGTATGCAGTTGCTCATGAAGCAATCACCGGCGTCTGCCGACTTGGTGCAGAGCACGTTTAATCTGACGGATGCAGAAAAATACTTGCTTTTAGAGGCAGGAATTGGACAAGGGATCTTCTTTGCAGGTAACAAACACGCGGCAATTCAGGTGGTAGCAAGTTATGCCGAAGACAAACTGGTGACCACAAACCCACAACAGCTTTTGGAGCTGGAGGCACAGCGACGACAGTTTGAGCAGGAACTCGCATCGGAGCAGGCATCACAGCAGGGCATTGTAGATGAAGAAGTAGCAAAAAAAGAACTAGAAGAAACAATTGCAGATGAGGGGGAGGGGCTCGTGGATAGTCTCGCAAGCTAA
- a CDS encoding ATP-dependent DNA helicase RecG — translation MLNDLVTNLPGIGPKLNKAYAYLGIQTIRDLLFAFPLRYEDYREVKGIADVEPGAATTIKGTVTSVRSRRSPRKKMVLTEATIEDGTGTILAVWFHQPYIAKMLKTGDYLSLSGKIDDGYGLSIVNPQFEKCSPMSQTMHTGRLVPIYSTAGQMAQKGRRGVVQQALAASGELEEWLPSWVMSRYDLHALKDAVPVLHFPEAQDAWQKAVRRMKMGELVLHQLGHVQAKKLIELSVARVIPFQESRIQSLVASLPFALTGAQKKAVFAALKDLESGRPMHRLLEGDVGAGKTVVAAAVIDHVVASGLQTAYLAPTEILAVQQAMSLLETLGDRASVALLTSGYQELNGVTSTRKQVLDAIVDGRVNVIVGTHALLSGDVQIPDLSLVIIDEQHRFGVDQRKKLLLPDAHGSTPHLFSMTATPIPRTLAMALYGDMSISILDELPPGRGAVETVLLRPEQDAQAYSLIGEKIRQGEQAFVVCPFIEESESSDAESVTNLVQKLREGILNVFTIEALHGKMKSKEKEEVMRRFRSGEIHILVATTVIEVGVNIPNATTIFIEGAERFGLAQLHQLRGRVRRSSATATCFLHPTSMSGTTKERLRAMVDFDNGFQLAEIDLRLRGPGDKYGTRQSGLPEFEFASLADHALIAQAREIAEQILDEDPTLEHYTQLAIEFERFTERLRG, via the coding sequence ATGCTCAACGATCTCGTTACCAATCTCCCCGGGATTGGACCAAAACTCAATAAGGCCTACGCCTATCTTGGAATACAGACCATTCGGGATTTGTTGTTTGCGTTTCCTTTGCGTTATGAGGACTACAGGGAGGTCAAAGGGATTGCAGACGTGGAGCCCGGTGCAGCGACGACCATTAAGGGAACGGTGACGTCGGTCAGGTCTCGTAGGTCTCCGCGGAAAAAGATGGTTCTCACGGAGGCGACGATCGAGGACGGTACGGGTACCATCTTGGCTGTGTGGTTCCATCAGCCCTACATTGCCAAGATGCTCAAAACGGGAGACTATCTCTCGCTTTCCGGGAAGATCGACGATGGATACGGTCTTTCCATTGTTAACCCACAATTTGAAAAATGTTCTCCAATGAGCCAGACGATGCACACGGGTCGGCTAGTGCCGATTTACTCCACGGCAGGACAAATGGCACAGAAAGGGCGCCGCGGGGTGGTTCAGCAGGCGCTGGCAGCCTCTGGGGAGCTGGAGGAGTGGCTCCCATCGTGGGTGATGAGCCGCTATGATCTCCATGCATTAAAGGACGCAGTCCCTGTTTTGCATTTTCCGGAGGCACAAGACGCGTGGCAGAAGGCAGTGCGACGAATGAAGATGGGGGAGTTGGTATTACATCAATTAGGACACGTGCAGGCAAAGAAGCTGATTGAGCTATCTGTGGCGCGGGTAATTCCGTTTCAAGAATCTCGGATACAATCATTGGTTGCCTCTTTGCCGTTTGCTCTTACGGGCGCACAGAAAAAAGCCGTGTTTGCGGCATTAAAGGACTTGGAGTCGGGCAGACCCATGCATCGACTTTTGGAGGGAGACGTGGGGGCCGGCAAGACCGTGGTTGCGGCAGCCGTGATTGATCACGTGGTTGCCTCTGGCCTACAAACAGCGTACCTGGCGCCTACAGAAATTTTGGCGGTTCAACAGGCGATGAGCCTGTTAGAGACGTTGGGGGATCGTGCTTCGGTGGCGTTGTTGACGAGTGGATATCAGGAGTTGAATGGGGTGACATCTACACGCAAGCAGGTGCTAGATGCGATTGTAGATGGACGAGTGAATGTGATTGTGGGTACGCACGCGCTTTTGTCGGGCGACGTGCAGATACCGGATTTGTCCCTCGTGATTATAGACGAGCAACATCGTTTTGGCGTGGATCAACGCAAAAAACTATTGTTGCCCGATGCACACGGGAGCACACCGCATCTGTTCTCTATGACAGCCACACCAATACCTCGTACGCTTGCCATGGCTCTGTACGGAGACATGAGTATCTCTATTCTCGATGAGTTGCCACCCGGGCGCGGAGCGGTGGAGACGGTGTTGTTGCGTCCAGAACAAGATGCGCAAGCGTACTCACTCATTGGAGAGAAAATTCGTCAGGGCGAGCAGGCATTTGTGGTCTGTCCATTTATTGAGGAGTCCGAGAGCTCTGATGCGGAGTCGGTTACAAATCTTGTTCAGAAGCTTCGAGAGGGGATACTCAATGTGTTCACCATTGAGGCGTTGCACGGAAAAATGAAGTCCAAGGAAAAAGAGGAAGTGATGCGTCGATTCCGATCTGGCGAGATTCACATTTTGGTGGCAACGACGGTTATTGAAGTTGGCGTGAATATTCCCAATGCAACAACGATCTTTATTGAGGGTGCCGAGCGGTTTGGTTTGGCGCAGTTACATCAGTTACGCGGTCGTGTGCGGAGATCCAGCGCCACGGCGACGTGTTTTTTGCACCCAACGTCCATGAGCGGCACAACCAAGGAACGTCTGAGGGCAATGGTGGATTTTGATAACGGGTTCCAGCTTGCGGAGATCGATTTAAGATTGCGAGGGCCGGGAGACAAATACGGAACACGACAATCGGGATTGCCGGAGTTTGAATTTGCAAGCTTGGCAGATCATGCCCTGATTGCACAAGCACGTGAGATCGCTGAGCAGATACTAGACGAGGATCCAACGTTGGAGCACTACACGCAATTGGCCATAGAATTTGAGCGATTTACCGAGCGTCTACGTGGGTAG
- a CDS encoding DNA repair protein RadA, with protein sequence MFCCTHCDTQFMKWAGRCTECGKWGSITDEGGASPAATSSKTAAAPAAVVGFDQITESSVERTPTKISELDRVLSGGIVPGQAILIAGEPGIGKSTLLSQLAGSMKGVLYVAGEESPSQLKLRFDRLHLNVDELKIVTSTQVEPILSAIKKHTPSLVIVDSIQTITTQEHDATAGTPTHLRAATAQLVALAKETNIPVILVGQITKDGSIAGPKMLEHMVDTVLSFEGDTEHSYRLLRATKHRFGATDEVGVFEMTSKGLQGVENPSELFVQDSAGTPGTILTCTLEGSRVFLLEIQALVNTSSYGTPVRRSSGFNTNRMQMLLAILEKHGGVSFAGQDVYVNVVGGMQTKEPAADLAVCAALIGSRLDIGMPSSVVFGEVGLGGEVRPAHQKDRRTKEATRLGIKNIVDHTRIKTVRDLVKQIKSPA encoded by the coding sequence ATGTTTTGTTGCACCCATTGCGACACACAATTTATGAAGTGGGCCGGACGCTGTACCGAGTGTGGTAAGTGGGGGTCAATTACCGACGAAGGAGGAGCGTCCCCTGCGGCCACATCTTCAAAAACCGCGGCCGCCCCTGCAGCGGTTGTTGGTTTTGATCAAATCACCGAGTCCTCCGTAGAGCGCACGCCTACCAAGATCTCAGAACTTGATCGTGTGTTATCGGGCGGCATTGTACCTGGTCAGGCGATCCTTATTGCCGGCGAACCAGGGATTGGAAAATCAACCTTGTTGAGTCAACTGGCCGGGTCTATGAAAGGCGTTCTCTATGTGGCAGGCGAGGAATCCCCTTCTCAACTTAAATTACGTTTTGATCGTCTTCATCTCAACGTAGATGAACTCAAAATTGTCACATCGACCCAGGTTGAACCTATTTTGAGTGCGATCAAAAAGCACACGCCTTCCCTTGTGATCGTGGACTCCATTCAGACCATCACCACTCAAGAACACGACGCGACTGCCGGCACACCCACACATTTGCGCGCCGCCACTGCGCAACTTGTCGCACTTGCCAAGGAGACCAACATCCCGGTGATCCTCGTAGGTCAAATTACCAAAGATGGATCCATTGCGGGTCCTAAAATGTTGGAGCACATGGTAGACACCGTGCTAAGTTTTGAGGGAGACACGGAGCATAGCTATCGCCTGTTACGTGCCACCAAACATCGTTTTGGCGCCACAGATGAGGTAGGTGTTTTTGAGATGACCTCCAAGGGACTCCAAGGTGTAGAAAACCCATCTGAGCTTTTTGTACAAGATAGCGCGGGTACACCTGGAACCATTCTTACATGTACATTAGAGGGATCACGCGTTTTTTTGTTGGAGATTCAAGCGCTCGTCAACACGTCTAGCTACGGCACTCCGGTGCGCCGATCGTCTGGATTTAACACCAACCGAATGCAGATGCTCCTCGCTATTCTGGAGAAGCATGGAGGCGTCTCGTTTGCAGGACAGGACGTCTATGTTAATGTGGTGGGAGGCATGCAAACCAAGGAGCCTGCCGCCGATTTAGCGGTGTGTGCAGCACTTATTGGATCACGATTAGACATCGGCATGCCGTCGAGTGTTGTGTTTGGTGAGGTTGGATTGGGAGGTGAGGTACGGCCCGCGCATCAAAAAGACAGGCGTACCAAGGAGGCTACACGACTTGGAATCAAGAACATCGTAGATCACACACGCATCAAAACTGTGCGAGACCTTGTAAAACAGATTAAATCTCCTGCTTAA
- a CDS encoding zinc metalloprotease HtpX, with amino-acid sequence MYNEIASNKRKTVLLMTIAVLVLLAFGWAYGQYTGDVAGGLALAAIFSIGGNVVSYFASDKIALASSGAKQIEKTDNPELYRIVENLAITAGVPMPRVAIINDSAMNAFATGRNPEHAVVAVTTGLLERLNKNELEGVIAHELSHVRNYDILLMTVVVVLIGTMALLADMFHWGSMGRRSNQREDNNFGFIIALVLLIVAPLIGQLIKLAVSRKREFLADASGALLTRYPEGLASALEKISTDPQPLKRVNHATAHLFISNPFKSEAFSNLLSTHPPAEERIRRLREML; translated from the coding sequence ATGTACAACGAAATTGCTTCCAACAAACGTAAAACCGTTCTCCTCATGACCATTGCTGTGCTGGTACTATTGGCATTTGGCTGGGCGTATGGTCAGTACACGGGAGATGTTGCCGGAGGTCTTGCCCTTGCCGCCATCTTCTCCATTGGAGGGAACGTGGTGAGTTATTTTGCCAGCGATAAAATTGCGCTCGCATCTTCTGGTGCTAAGCAAATTGAAAAGACAGACAATCCCGAGCTCTACCGCATCGTCGAAAACCTTGCCATTACCGCAGGCGTGCCCATGCCACGTGTGGCCATCATTAACGACTCCGCCATGAACGCGTTTGCCACCGGACGCAACCCAGAGCACGCGGTCGTCGCCGTCACCACTGGTCTCTTGGAACGGCTCAACAAAAACGAACTGGAAGGCGTCATTGCCCACGAACTTTCTCACGTGCGTAACTACGACATCCTCCTCATGACCGTCGTGGTCGTCCTTATTGGAACCATGGCGCTCTTAGCCGACATGTTCCACTGGGGCAGTATGGGTCGACGATCCAATCAACGAGAAGACAATAACTTCGGATTTATTATCGCGCTCGTATTACTCATTGTCGCGCCACTCATTGGTCAACTTATCAAGCTTGCCGTGAGCCGCAAACGTGAGTTTTTAGCTGATGCGTCCGGTGCTCTTCTCACACGCTATCCAGAGGGCCTCGCCTCAGCCCTTGAGAAAATTAGCACCGATCCTCAGCCGCTTAAACGCGTGAATCATGCAACGGCACACTTGTTTATCAGTAATCCGTTCAAGTCGGAAGCATTCAGCAACCTGCTCTCCACCCATCCTCCAGCCGAGGAGCGCATTCGACGTTTACGAGAAATGCTGTAA
- a CDS encoding HAD family hydrolase, with product MTIPEGLADKRVFVFDLDGTLARSKTPMDEEMNQILSQLLKKREVAIIGGGWFPVFKWQLLDQLTCGPEELKHMHLMPTSGSRYINYAHGEWTSVYALELDKEERSRIMDAFDKAFKEINYQQPDKVYGEVIEDRGTQITYSALGQQAPVDEKEAWSGSEQDRRREIVAVMKPLLPEFEIKIPGTTSIDITREGVDKGYGVEQLSKQLGIPVGDMVFLGDALYEGGNDEPVKRTGIQTIAVANQEETKQILRAALAEME from the coding sequence ATGACAATACCTGAAGGTTTGGCGGATAAACGTGTGTTCGTTTTTGATCTCGATGGAACCCTTGCGCGAAGTAAGACGCCAATGGATGAGGAGATGAATCAAATTCTTTCCCAATTGTTAAAAAAACGAGAAGTGGCAATTATTGGAGGTGGTTGGTTTCCTGTATTTAAGTGGCAATTGCTTGATCAACTCACTTGTGGACCCGAGGAGTTGAAGCATATGCACCTTATGCCCACGTCTGGCTCGCGATACATCAACTACGCTCATGGAGAATGGACATCCGTGTATGCGCTAGAGCTCGATAAGGAAGAACGATCTCGGATTATGGATGCATTTGATAAAGCGTTTAAAGAGATCAACTATCAACAACCAGATAAAGTTTACGGCGAAGTGATAGAGGATCGGGGGACACAAATTACGTATTCAGCTTTAGGACAGCAGGCGCCTGTAGATGAAAAGGAGGCGTGGTCTGGATCAGAGCAGGATCGTCGTCGTGAGATTGTTGCTGTCATGAAACCGTTACTGCCTGAGTTTGAAATCAAAATCCCTGGAACCACGTCGATTGATATTACACGAGAAGGTGTTGATAAAGGCTACGGTGTGGAGCAGTTGAGTAAACAGTTGGGGATCCCTGTGGGGGACATGGTCTTTTTGGGCGACGCGCTGTATGAAGGAGGAAACGATGAGCCGGTAAAGAGGACGGGGATTCAAACCATTGCGGTTGCCAACCAAGAGGAGACAAAACAAATTCTCCGCGCGGCGCTTGCAGAAATGGAATAA
- the rseP gene encoding RIP metalloprotease RseP: MITALIFIAVLAVLVLAHEFGHFAVAKWSGMRVDEFGFGFPPKLFGIKRGETEYTINLIPLGGFVKIHGESGEERDDPRSFASKSIWKRFLVLVAGVTMNVLLAWVLLSAGFMAGLPTAIDGGDFAGGNVKDEQVQITYVLPGSPAEEVGLVLGDRVLSVNGQSVIDAAQTRELIGLAQAGEELELVIARTGEDQSRTIMVAPVQIEEGLIAIGTQLTTVGYVSFPPHLALLNGATSTANMVAMTAVGFWDLLGRLVTGKGLGGDVSGPVGIAVLTGQVADLGFVYLLNFAAVLSVNLAILNILPFPALDGGRVFFLLIELIRRKPVTPKFEATVHAAGFAMLMILVVLVTYKDLLRFF, encoded by the coding sequence ATGATAACTGCCCTGATCTTTATTGCGGTCCTTGCTGTTTTGGTGCTTGCCCATGAATTTGGGCATTTTGCGGTTGCTAAGTGGTCTGGCATGCGCGTGGATGAATTTGGATTCGGCTTTCCGCCAAAACTCTTTGGGATTAAACGAGGAGAGACGGAGTACACCATCAACCTCATTCCTCTTGGTGGGTTTGTAAAAATTCACGGCGAGAGTGGAGAAGAACGAGACGACCCGCGCAGCTTTGCATCAAAGTCTATTTGGAAGCGATTTTTGGTACTGGTGGCAGGTGTGACGATGAACGTCTTGTTGGCTTGGGTTCTCTTATCCGCAGGATTTATGGCAGGGCTCCCAACAGCGATAGACGGTGGAGACTTTGCAGGTGGAAATGTGAAAGACGAGCAGGTGCAGATTACGTACGTGCTGCCAGGATCACCCGCAGAAGAGGTGGGTCTCGTGTTGGGAGACCGAGTGTTATCCGTAAACGGTCAGTCGGTTATCGACGCTGCACAGACACGCGAGTTGATTGGACTTGCGCAGGCGGGTGAGGAATTAGAACTTGTGATTGCGCGTACCGGTGAAGATCAATCACGCACTATTATGGTGGCGCCCGTGCAGATCGAGGAAGGACTGATTGCCATTGGAACACAACTCACCACGGTGGGGTATGTGAGTTTTCCTCCACACCTTGCCTTGTTGAATGGCGCAACGAGTACCGCAAACATGGTGGCAATGACGGCCGTGGGATTCTGGGATTTACTTGGACGCCTCGTGACGGGTAAAGGGTTGGGTGGGGACGTGTCAGGTCCTGTGGGCATTGCTGTACTCACGGGTCAAGTGGCGGATCTCGGGTTTGTTTACTTGCTCAACTTTGCAGCTGTGTTGTCTGTGAACCTGGCGATCCTTAACATCTTGCCGTTCCCTGCACTGGACGGTGGTCGTGTCTTTTTCTTGCTCATTGAGTTGATTCGTCGCAAACCGGTTACGCCTAAGTTTGAGGCAACGGTGCACGCAGCTGGGTTTGCGATGTTGATGATTCTGGTTGTTCTGGTAACCTACAAAGACTTGTTACGGTTTTTCTAA
- a CDS encoding phenylalanine--tRNA ligase subunit alpha: MEDFSSQLSNLTAQFQQDLAAVLTSDNVETLRIQYLGRKSPFQDVMRSLKDASVDQRKELGQAANKAKQDIEAAIEAKETAIANQRFERLGTDERIDITLPGEKGPEGHLHMTTHAIRDIAKIFEHIGFTQVRHPEIDWEWYPFDVLRINADHPARDNWETFFLDTPADTKKGKMVLVPHVSNGQVREMERGELPIRSMNIAKTYRRQSDVSHVPMFHQFEGWIIDKGIRLTDLKGVMEYFVKEYFGEDREIRLRPHHFRFTEPSMELDISCGLCAGKGCSMCKEGWVELGGAGMMHPDVLRAGGVDPEVYSGLAFGWGVERTLSMKAGLNIADLRTMYKNDVRFLEQF; this comes from the coding sequence ATGGAAGACTTCTCCTCCCAACTTTCCAACCTCACTGCGCAATTTCAACAAGATCTTGCAGCGGTTCTTACAAGTGATAACGTGGAAACATTACGTATTCAGTACTTGGGTCGCAAGAGTCCGTTTCAGGATGTCATGCGATCTCTTAAAGATGCGTCTGTCGATCAGCGTAAAGAGTTGGGGCAAGCGGCCAACAAAGCAAAACAAGACATAGAAGCGGCGATTGAGGCAAAAGAAACGGCGATTGCCAATCAGCGATTTGAGCGACTTGGCACCGACGAACGGATTGATATTACGTTGCCAGGCGAGAAGGGACCTGAGGGTCATTTGCATATGACCACGCACGCCATTCGAGATATTGCGAAAATTTTTGAGCATATTGGGTTTACACAGGTGCGACACCCAGAGATCGATTGGGAGTGGTATCCGTTTGATGTGTTGCGCATTAACGCAGATCACCCAGCTCGTGATAATTGGGAGACGTTTTTTTTGGACACGCCGGCGGATACAAAAAAAGGCAAGATGGTGTTGGTGCCGCACGTGTCTAACGGTCAGGTACGAGAGATGGAACGGGGAGAATTACCGATTCGCTCCATGAACATTGCCAAGACCTACAGGCGACAGTCAGACGTGAGTCACGTGCCGATGTTTCATCAATTTGAAGGGTGGATTATTGACAAGGGAATTCGACTCACAGACCTTAAGGGCGTGATGGAGTATTTTGTAAAGGAGTATTTTGGCGAGGATCGCGAGATTCGTTTGCGACCTCATCATTTCCGTTTTACGGAGCCGTCCATGGAGCTGGATATTTCCTGCGGTCTCTGTGCAGGTAAGGGATGCTCTATGTGTAAGGAGGGTTGGGTGGAATTAGGCGGTGCCGGCATGATGCATCCGGATGTGTTGCGCGCGGGTGGCGTGGATCCAGAAGTGTACTCTGGCTTGGCGTTTGGTTGGGGTGTGGAGCGCACGCTTTCCATGAAGGCGGGGCTCAACATTGCGGACTTGCGGACGATGTATAAGAACGATGTACGATTCCTTGAGCAATTCTAG